One Segatella copri genomic window carries:
- a CDS encoding helix-turn-helix domain-containing protein: MKLNRIRAVLEDKGISQTWLAKKLERSFSTVNAYVCNRTQPNLTTLLEIAQLLSVDMKELITDEKERND; encoded by the coding sequence ATGAAGTTAAATCGCATAAGAGCAGTTTTAGAGGACAAAGGGATAAGCCAAACATGGCTTGCAAAGAAGTTGGAAAGGAGTTTCAGTACGGTCAATGCATACGTATGCAACCGCACTCAACCCAATCTTACCACACTTCTTGAAATCGCGCAGCTATTGTCTGTGGATATGAAAGAGCTTATCACGGACGAAAAGGAGCGTAATGATTAG